From Cucumis melo cultivar AY chromosome 1, USDA_Cmelo_AY_1.0, whole genome shotgun sequence, a single genomic window includes:
- the LOC103490111 gene encoding uncharacterized protein LOC103490111, with amino-acid sequence MVTDQELSQAIQCLLRDSASPTNPNPFSSLNAVVQELQTKLGLDLSHKLDFIHAQIQFILRSHPQQPHHHQHHHHHHHQQQQQQQQLPSSQKDLFALHQSPNFQSAPSPTSSAFHTFTAQPPTAKADSVVAPTVPGSDPPKESTQTKTKRRGGPGGLNKLCGVSPELQAIVGQPELPRTEIVKQLWAYIRKNNLQDPSNKRKIICNDELRLVFETDCTDMFKMNKLLAKHIIPLEPTKPSSSKKARVENESAVSVKSAEPSICPSVIISEALANFFGVDGREMLQSEVLRRIWEYIKVNHLEDPLNPMAVLCDAKLRELFGCESISALGIPEVLGRHHIFRRS; translated from the exons ATGGTTACAGACCAAGAGCTTTCTCAAGCTATACAATGTCTTCTTCGCGACTCTGCTTCTCCTACAAACCCtaaccctttttcttctttaaacgCTGTTGTTCAGGAGTTGCAGACCAAGCTTGGTCTTGACCTCTCTCATAAACTCGATTTCATCCATGCCCAGATCCAATTTATCCTTCGTTCTCATCCTCAACAACCCCATCATCACCAAcatcaccaccaccaccaccatcagcagcagcagcagcaacaaCAACTACCCTCTTCGCAGAAAGACCTCTTTGCCCTTCATCAAAGCCCTAATTTTCAATCTGCGCCTTCCCCCACTTCCTCTGCATTTCACACTTTCACTGCTCAGCCTCCGACGGCTAAGGCGGATTCCGTCGTTGCTCCCACTGTTCCGGGCTCTGACCCGCCAAAGGAAAG TACCCAAACCAAAACTAAGAGAAGAGGAGGCCCCGGGGGTCTAAACAAGCTTTGTGGTGTTTCTCCTGAACTTCAGGCTATTGTTGGCCAACCAGAATTACCGCGAACTGAg ATAGTGAAACAGCTATGGGCATACATCAGAAAAAACAACCTACAGGATCCAAGTAACAAGAGGAAAATAATATGCAATGATGAGTTGCGGTTGGTATTTGAAACAGACTGCACTGACATGTTCAAAATGAATAAGTTGCTAGCCAAACACATCATTCCTCTTGAACCTACAA AACCATCAAGTTCTAAGAAGGCACGAGTGGAGAATGAATCTGCAGTTAGTGTTAAAAGTGCAGAACCCAGTATTTGTCCTTCTGTGATTATATCTGAAGCACTAGCAAATTTTTTTGGCGTCGATGGTAGGGAGATGCTCCAATCAGAAGTTCTGAGACGCATCTGGGAATACATAAAAGTGAATCATCTTGAG GACCCTCTGAACCCGATGGCAGTGTTGTGCGACGCAAAACTTCGAGAACTGTTTGGTTGTGAAAGCATTTCTGCACTGGGAATCCCAGAAGTTTTAGGCCGCCACCATATATTTAGGAGATCATGA